In Halomonas alkalicola, the following proteins share a genomic window:
- a CDS encoding acetyl-CoA C-acyltransferase, which yields MSHSSDIVFLSAARTPMGGMLGSLSTMTAPELAAVAIRAAIERAGIDAASIDEGILGCVLPGGVKQGPARQAMRQAGIPDAIGATTINKLCGSGMKATMLAHDLIRAGSAEVMLAGGMESMSNAPHVLTKARTGYRLGHGELKDHMFLDGLEDAETGKLMGVFAQDVASARDYSRERLDDFAIASLERAMAATNAGHLDAEMAPVTVTTRQGESVVSHDEQPFQAKLDKIRSLRPAFAKEGTITAANSSSISDGASALILASQAAADRLGAKPLARMLGHSTHSQHPSEFTIAPVGAIDKLMKTLGWGVDDVDLFEINEAFAVVTLLAMDGLDIPHDKVNVFGGACAQGHPIGSTGSRIIATLIHALRTRGGKRGIASLCIGGGEATAVAVELID from the coding sequence ATGAGCCACTCCAGCGATATCGTCTTCCTCTCCGCCGCCCGCACCCCCATGGGGGGCATGCTCGGCAGCCTGTCGACCATGACCGCGCCTGAGCTCGCCGCCGTTGCCATCCGCGCCGCCATCGAGCGCGCCGGCATCGACGCCGCCAGCATCGACGAGGGCATCCTGGGCTGCGTGCTGCCCGGCGGCGTCAAGCAGGGCCCGGCCCGCCAGGCCATGCGCCAGGCCGGCATTCCCGATGCCATCGGCGCCACCACCATCAACAAGCTGTGCGGCTCCGGCATGAAGGCCACCATGCTGGCCCACGACCTGATCCGCGCCGGCAGCGCCGAGGTGATGCTGGCCGGCGGCATGGAGTCCATGTCCAACGCCCCCCATGTGCTGACCAAGGCGCGCACCGGCTACCGCCTGGGCCATGGGGAGTTGAAGGACCATATGTTCCTCGACGGCCTGGAGGACGCCGAAACCGGCAAGCTGATGGGGGTCTTCGCCCAGGACGTCGCCAGCGCCCGCGACTACAGCCGCGAGCGCCTGGACGACTTCGCCATCGCCTCGCTGGAGCGCGCCATGGCGGCCACCAATGCCGGTCACCTGGACGCCGAGATGGCCCCGGTCACCGTCACCACCCGCCAAGGCGAGAGCGTGGTGAGCCACGACGAGCAGCCCTTCCAGGCCAAGCTGGACAAGATTCGCTCGCTGCGCCCCGCCTTCGCCAAGGAGGGCACCATCACCGCAGCGAACTCAAGCTCCATCTCCGACGGTGCCTCGGCGCTGATCCTGGCCAGCCAGGCAGCGGCGGATCGCCTCGGCGCCAAGCCCCTGGCGCGCATGCTGGGCCACAGCACCCACTCCCAGCACCCCAGCGAGTTCACCATCGCTCCGGTGGGTGCCATCGACAAGCTGATGAAGACGCTCGGCTGGGGCGTGGATGACGTCGACCTGTTCGAGATCAACGAGGCCTTCGCGGTGGTCACCCTGCTGGCCATGGACGGGCTCGACATCCCCCACGACAAGGTCAACGTCTTCGGCGGCGCCTGCGCCCAGGGCCACCCCATCGGGTCCACCGGCTCGCGCATCATCGCCACCCTGATCCACGCCCTGCGCACCCGCGGCGGCAAGCGCGGCATCGCGAGCCTGTGCATCGGCGGCGGCGAGGCCACCGCGGTGGCGGTCGAGCTGATCGACTGA
- a CDS encoding TetR/AcrR family transcriptional regulator, whose translation MNESPRRKELTRQAAQLFVQEGFDRTTVRMLAQEMGIKSGSLFHHFRDKQEILAAVIEEGTQNALVIAREALARCDSSADARLHAMARAHLETLLTDRNAHVVALYEWRRLDPDARAHLSHLRDAYEELWEQVIDEALAEGLIHGDRFLVSRFVMGALNWTVRWYDPAGPRTPDDLADELVAMITRRPA comes from the coding sequence ATGAATGAGTCACCGCGCCGCAAGGAACTGACCCGCCAGGCCGCCCAGCTGTTCGTCCAGGAGGGCTTCGACCGCACCACGGTGCGCATGCTGGCCCAGGAGATGGGCATCAAGTCCGGCAGCCTCTTCCATCATTTCCGCGACAAGCAGGAGATCCTCGCGGCGGTGATCGAGGAGGGGACCCAGAATGCCCTGGTCATCGCCCGCGAGGCCCTGGCCCGCTGCGACAGCAGCGCCGACGCCCGGCTGCACGCCATGGCGCGCGCCCACCTGGAGACCCTGCTCACAGACCGTAACGCCCACGTGGTAGCGCTCTACGAGTGGCGCCGCCTCGACCCCGATGCCCGCGCCCACCTGAGCCACCTGCGTGACGCCTACGAGGAGCTCTGGGAGCAGGTGATCGACGAGGCCCTGGCCGAGGGGCTGATCCACGGCGACCGCTTCCTGGTGTCGCGCTTCGTGATGGGCGCGCTCAACTGGACGGTGCGCTGGTACGACCCCGCAGGGCCTCGCACCCCCGACGACCTGGCCGACGAGCTGGTGGCGATGATCACCCGTCGTCCCGCCTGA
- a CDS encoding AMP-binding protein, producing the protein MSPQASLPDYRAYLETFSVDEMIARLDDHRDGKANAFESCCGRHLRAGRGDVLALVQEDTQGNVNTLTYAELEAESARLAGWFAEQGLGVGDRIACMLPRSPQLLVAVLATWRIGAVYQPLFTAFGPDAVDYRLGRADTKLVITDHANRFKFDGLTQCPPVLAVGGPDADHPGDLDWADALAHSPIAANPPRLGRDAPFLQMFTSGTVGKPKGVAVPLAAMTAFALYMELAVDLRESDRFWNMADPGWAYGLYYAIAGPLLLGVTTHFCEAGFSAEGALAFMKRHRITNFAAAPTAYRLMKASGLFDNAHETLSLRAASSAGEPLNTEVVTWVERSLGCPVMDHYGQTETGMTCNNHHALDHPKHVGAMGVPMPGYRLAILDAEYNELPPGEPGVLAVDIKNSPAHFFAGYTWQEKHPFAEGYYLTGDVVIRNEDGTFQFAGRDDDIITTAGYRVGPTDVENSVMTHPAVAESAAVGQPDEIRGEIIKSYVVLREGFEASEQLADEIRQQVRERLSTHAFPRVIEFVDELPKTPSGKIQRFKLRADAVEKADAAPAK; encoded by the coding sequence ATGAGCCCGCAAGCGAGCCTGCCCGACTATCGCGCCTACCTCGAGACCTTCTCCGTCGATGAGATGATCGCCCGCCTGGACGATCACCGTGACGGCAAGGCCAACGCCTTCGAATCCTGCTGCGGGCGCCACCTGCGCGCCGGCCGCGGCGATGTGCTGGCGCTGGTCCAGGAGGACACCCAGGGCAACGTCAACACCCTGACCTACGCCGAGCTGGAGGCCGAGAGCGCTCGGCTCGCCGGCTGGTTCGCCGAGCAGGGCCTGGGGGTGGGCGATCGCATCGCCTGCATGCTGCCGCGCTCCCCGCAGCTGCTGGTGGCGGTGCTGGCCACCTGGCGCATCGGCGCCGTCTACCAGCCGCTGTTCACCGCCTTCGGCCCGGATGCCGTGGACTACCGCCTGGGCCGCGCCGACACCAAGCTGGTGATCACCGATCACGCCAACCGCTTCAAGTTCGACGGCCTGACCCAGTGCCCGCCGGTGCTGGCGGTGGGTGGCCCGGACGCCGACCACCCAGGCGACCTGGACTGGGCCGATGCGCTGGCCCACTCGCCGATCGCGGCCAATCCGCCGCGCCTGGGTCGCGACGCGCCCTTCCTGCAGATGTTCACCTCCGGCACCGTGGGCAAGCCCAAGGGGGTGGCGGTGCCGCTGGCCGCCATGACCGCCTTCGCCCTCTACATGGAGCTGGCCGTGGACCTGCGCGAGAGCGACCGCTTCTGGAACATGGCCGACCCGGGCTGGGCCTACGGCCTCTACTACGCCATCGCCGGGCCCCTGCTGCTGGGGGTGACCACCCACTTCTGCGAGGCGGGCTTCAGCGCCGAAGGGGCACTCGCCTTCATGAAGCGCCACCGCATCACCAACTTCGCCGCCGCGCCCACCGCCTATCGCCTGATGAAGGCCTCGGGGCTGTTCGACAACGCCCACGAGACGCTGTCGCTGCGCGCCGCGAGCTCCGCCGGCGAGCCGCTCAACACCGAGGTGGTGACCTGGGTGGAGCGCTCCCTGGGCTGCCCGGTCATGGACCACTACGGCCAGACCGAGACCGGCATGACCTGCAACAACCACCACGCCCTCGACCATCCCAAGCACGTCGGCGCCATGGGCGTGCCGATGCCGGGCTACCGCCTGGCGATCCTCGACGCTGAGTACAACGAGCTGCCCCCGGGCGAGCCGGGCGTGCTGGCGGTGGACATCAAGAACTCCCCGGCGCACTTCTTCGCCGGCTACACCTGGCAGGAGAAGCACCCCTTCGCCGAGGGCTACTACCTGACCGGTGACGTGGTGATCAGAAACGAGGACGGCACCTTCCAGTTCGCCGGCCGTGACGACGACATCATCACCACCGCCGGCTACCGGGTCGGGCCCACCGACGTGGAGAACAGCGTGATGACCCATCCGGCGGTGGCCGAGTCCGCCGCCGTGGGCCAGCCCGACGAGATCCGCGGCGAGATCATCAAGTCCTACGTGGTGCTGCGCGAGGGCTTCGAGGCAAGCGAGCAGCTGGCCGACGAGATCCGCCAGCAGGTCCGCGAGCGGCTCTCCACCCACGCCTTCCCGCGGGTGATCGAGTTCGTCGATGAGCTGCCCAAGACCCCGAGCGGCAAGATCCAGCGCTTCAAGCTGCGTGCCGATGCCGTCGAAAAGGCCGACGCGGCGCCGGCCAAGTAA
- a CDS encoding SDR family NAD(P)-dependent oxidoreductase yields the protein MHVKDNTFLITGAASGLGAATAERLVVAGGRVVLCDLSDAVKAHAERLGDAARAVRGDVTSGDDIQAAVDAAVELSGGRGLAGVVHCAGVVSVAKLVDREGNPADLDAYARTININLVGTFNVMRLAAAAMAKNAPGEEGERGVIINVASIAAMDGQVGQCAYSASKAGVVGMSLPAARELSRHGVRVMAIAPGVFETPMMSEIPDEAAQALAAAVPFPKRLGRPEEFARLAEQIITNVMLNGEVIRLDGGIRMQ from the coding sequence ATGCACGTCAAGGACAATACCTTTCTGATCACCGGTGCCGCCTCCGGGCTGGGGGCGGCCACCGCCGAGCGTCTGGTCGTCGCGGGCGGCCGGGTGGTGCTCTGCGACCTCTCCGACGCCGTAAAGGCCCACGCCGAGCGCCTGGGCGACGCCGCCCGGGCGGTGCGCGGCGATGTCACCTCCGGTGACGACATCCAGGCCGCCGTGGACGCCGCCGTCGAACTCAGCGGCGGCCGCGGCCTCGCCGGTGTGGTGCACTGCGCCGGCGTAGTCAGCGTGGCCAAGCTGGTCGACCGCGAGGGCAACCCCGCCGATCTGGACGCCTACGCCCGCACCATCAACATCAACCTGGTGGGCACCTTCAACGTGATGCGCCTGGCCGCCGCCGCCATGGCGAAGAATGCGCCGGGCGAGGAGGGCGAGCGCGGGGTGATCATCAACGTCGCCTCCATCGCCGCCATGGACGGCCAGGTGGGGCAGTGCGCCTACAGCGCCTCCAAGGCCGGCGTGGTGGGCATGAGCCTGCCCGCGGCCCGGGAGCTCTCGCGCCACGGCGTGCGGGTGATGGCCATCGCCCCCGGGGTGTTCGAGACCCCGATGATGAGCGAGATCCCCGACGAGGCGGCTCAGGCCCTGGCCGCCGCCGTGCCCTTCCCCAAGCGGCTCGGCCGGCCCGAGGAGTTCGCCCGCCTGGCCGAGCAGATCATCACCAACGTGATGCTCAACGGTGAGGTGATCCGCCTCGACGGCGGTATCCGCATGCAGTAG
- a CDS encoding acyl-CoA dehydrogenase C-terminal domain-containing protein, translating to MPDYQAPLRDIRFVMDEMLDYPAHYARLPGGEEASPDVVAAILEEGARFAREVLLPLNQSGDQEGCRLEGGEVKAPKGFKEAYAQYVEGGWPSLAADPEHGGQGLPHSLAMVLSEMICATNLAWGMYPGLSHGAADALRHHGTDEQRATYLTKLVEGTWTGTMCLTEPHCGTDLGLIKTRALPTDDGAYAITGTKIFISAGEHDLPENIVHLVLAKLPDAPEGSKGISLFVVPKYLPNEAGEPGERNGVVCGSLEHKMGIHGNATCVMNFDGAKGFLVGAPNKGLACMFTMMNAARIGVGIQGLGLTEASFQNALAYARDRLQMRALSGPKAPEKAADPIIVHPDVRRMLLTQKAFAEGGRMLTLYTAQMIDIVEHGSDALERERAETLLGLLTPIVKAFLTEVGFEATNEGVQVFGGHGFIQEWGMEQLVRDARITRLYEGTTGIQALDLLGRKVLMSQGESLKVFTKEIHKFCQAEEGSSELAEFVRPLAKLNAEWGELTMSIGMKAMSDREEVGAASVDYLMYSGYVTLAYLFARAAKQARLALAEGSDEAAFYRAKLDTARFFFQRLVPRTRTHKAAIEAGAESLMAISAEDFGLGFEI from the coding sequence ATGCCCGACTATCAGGCCCCCCTGCGCGATATCCGCTTCGTGATGGACGAGATGCTGGACTACCCGGCCCATTACGCCCGCCTGCCCGGCGGCGAGGAGGCCAGCCCCGACGTGGTGGCGGCGATTCTCGAGGAGGGCGCTCGCTTCGCCCGCGAGGTGCTGCTGCCGCTGAATCAGAGCGGCGACCAGGAGGGCTGTCGGCTGGAGGGCGGTGAGGTCAAGGCGCCCAAGGGCTTCAAGGAAGCCTATGCCCAGTACGTGGAGGGGGGGTGGCCGAGCCTCGCCGCCGATCCCGAGCACGGTGGCCAGGGGTTGCCGCACTCCCTGGCCATGGTCCTCTCGGAGATGATCTGCGCCACCAACCTGGCCTGGGGCATGTACCCGGGGCTCTCCCACGGCGCCGCCGACGCCCTGCGTCACCACGGCACCGATGAGCAGCGGGCCACCTACCTGACCAAGCTGGTGGAAGGCACCTGGACCGGCACCATGTGCCTCACCGAGCCCCATTGTGGCACCGACCTGGGCCTGATCAAGACCCGCGCCCTGCCCACCGATGACGGCGCCTACGCGATCACCGGCACCAAGATCTTTATCTCTGCCGGCGAGCACGACCTGCCCGAGAACATCGTTCACCTGGTGCTGGCCAAGCTGCCCGACGCCCCGGAGGGCTCCAAGGGCATCTCGCTCTTTGTGGTGCCGAAATATCTTCCCAATGAGGCGGGGGAGCCGGGCGAGCGCAATGGGGTGGTGTGTGGCTCGCTGGAGCACAAGATGGGCATCCACGGCAACGCCACCTGCGTGATGAACTTCGATGGGGCCAAGGGCTTCCTGGTGGGCGCGCCCAACAAGGGCCTGGCCTGCATGTTCACCATGATGAACGCGGCCCGCATCGGTGTCGGCATCCAGGGCCTCGGCCTCACCGAGGCGAGCTTCCAGAACGCCCTGGCCTACGCCCGCGACCGCCTGCAGATGCGCGCGCTCTCCGGGCCCAAGGCGCCGGAGAAGGCCGCCGACCCGATCATCGTCCACCCGGACGTGCGTCGCATGCTGCTGACCCAGAAGGCCTTCGCCGAGGGCGGCCGGATGCTGACCCTCTACACCGCCCAGATGATCGATATCGTCGAACACGGCAGCGATGCCCTCGAGCGCGAGCGCGCCGAGACCCTGCTGGGCCTTCTGACCCCCATCGTCAAGGCGTTCCTCACCGAGGTGGGTTTCGAGGCCACCAACGAGGGCGTGCAGGTCTTCGGCGGCCACGGCTTTATCCAGGAGTGGGGCATGGAGCAGCTGGTGCGCGATGCTCGCATCACCCGTCTCTACGAGGGCACCACCGGCATCCAGGCCCTCGACCTGCTCGGCCGCAAGGTGCTGATGAGCCAGGGCGAGAGCCTCAAGGTCTTCACCAAGGAGATCCACAAGTTCTGCCAGGCCGAGGAGGGCTCGAGCGAGCTGGCCGAATTCGTGCGCCCGCTGGCCAAGCTCAACGCCGAGTGGGGCGAGCTGACCATGAGCATCGGCATGAAGGCCATGTCCGACCGCGAGGAGGTGGGCGCGGCCAGCGTCGACTACCTGATGTACTCGGGCTACGTGACCCTGGCCTACCTGTTTGCCCGCGCCGCGAAGCAGGCCCGCCTGGCACTCGCCGAGGGCAGCGATGAGGCCGCCTTCTACCGTGCCAAGCTCGATACCGCACGCTTCTTCTTCCAGCGCCTGGTGCCCCGTACCCGCACCCACAAGGCCGCTATCGAGGCCGGCGCCGAGTCGCTGATGGCGATCAGCGCCGAGGATTTCGGCCTGGGCTTCGAGATCTAG